DNA from Triticum aestivum cultivar Chinese Spring chromosome 7D, IWGSC CS RefSeq v2.1, whole genome shotgun sequence:
TATTTCAGGGTTATGGTATCCCAAAAGATTTGCAAAATAGAGTTGTGAAGTTTGATTTTCATGGGCAAACTGCAGAGCTTAAACATGGGACTGTTGTCATAGCTGCTATCACAAGCTGCACAAACACCTCAAACCCCACCGTTATGATTGCTTCTGGGTTGGTTGCAAAGAAAGCTTACGAGTTGGGCCTCGAGGTCAGTACTTAGTTAAATATGGTCAATAGTTTATAGTTACTGTAGGTGTGCATCTTCCTTCTCTGCCCTTTTCGCTAGCCAGGGTACTCAATTGCCTACTTCTGTTTGGTAAGGTCAAACCATGGATTAAAACAAGTCTTGCACCTGGGTCAGGAGTTGTTACCAAATATCTGCTTAGGAGGTATTTTTCTACATGTCACTTAATTCATCATATGCCCCTTATTGCTGTTCCTGCAATCCTGGATGCAATTATGTATTGTAACCTCCAAACATACTGATCATGGATGCAATATAACATTTTCAGTGGTTTGCTGAAGTACTTAAGCGACCTGGGTTTCAATCTAGTTGGGTATGGCTGTACTACTTGTATCGGAAATTCAGGTGATCTTGATCAAATCGTTGCAGATGCAATTACAGAAAATGGTACTATCTTCTTGCATGTGCCTCTTCACTCCTTTCAAAGTATCATATTGAAGACACTAGTATAATTTTTTATCTTTTTGTTAGACATCATCGCGGCTGCTGTTCTTTCTGGAAACCGTAACTTTGAAGGGCGGATACATCCATTAACTCAAGCTAATTATCTTGCTTCTCCTCCTCTAGTCGTTGTATATGCTCTTGCTGGCACTGTAAGTGGAAATATTGTAAATGTTTGCAATGATGCTTTCCAGCTAACGTAAAAATATGTAACTTATAGGGTATTTTGTTATGTATGATTTGCTATTAATTTCCATAAGCATAGTGGTTGTTTTGTATAGTTAAATCATGTTGCCAATTAGAAACTGTGATAATAGAAGAAGAAAAGTGGATCCTGTTCCCCAAAACGTATGGATTCTTATGTTTAGAGTGTCGTGTTTAGGTTGATATCAATTTTGAAGAGGAGCCAATTGGAACTGGAAAGGGCAACAGACCAATTTTCCTAAGGGACATCTGGCCATCTAGCAAGAAAGTATCAGAAGTAAGTAAGTTCTCTTGTAAAGCAATTGATGCACATCACATTGCAAAGGTTGAATAGGCAGCATTCACATATGCACCTTTGCTCAAACTAGATTCAATTTAGCAGTGGAGCTGCACTCCTGTTGGACATTGGCGCTTCTAACTGTTAGAGACACACTCGGGTATCACCCTTATACATACGGGTGCTAccctggctatatatatatagtacAAGAGGTGGAATACCACAAATATCCTAACACACAGACACAACATATCCAGACACACTTGGGTATCACCCTCATACGCACGGGTACTGCCCTCACTGCCTCTTAACACAAACGACGTACATGAATTTATTCAATGGTGATTCTAATTGTTGTGTGCTGACAATGCAAATCACAGATTGTGCATTCCAATGTCTTGGTTGATATGTTCAAAAGTACTTATGAGGCAATCACGAAAGGCAATCCCATGTGGAACCAACTGGTGGTTCCAACAGCAGATGTTTACTCTTGGGATCCTAATTCAACCTACATTCGTGAGCCTCCTTTCTTTAAAGGCATGAGTATGGATCCACCTGGGCCTCATAGTATAAAGGATGCCTACTGCTTGTTGTGCTTTGGTGACTGTGTAACCACAGATCATATTTCACCAGCTGGGAGCATTCACAAGGATAGCCCAGCTGCCAAGTATCTTGTTGACCATTCTGTGAAGCCCGGGGATTTTAATTCGTATGGCAGCCGTCGCGGAAACTATGAAGTAATGATGAGGGGAACCTTCGGCAATATTCGGATTGTCAACAAGCTTTTGGACGGTGAACCTGGACCAAAAACAATTCACGTTCCAACAAGAGAGAAGCTTTATGTCTATGATGCTGCCATGGTTAGTTCCTTTGCACAAAAAGACTGGTCTTGGTTTTTTCCACTGTCCATAATTCTGATATTCATGAATTAGTTGCTCGCTATTTCTCCTGctgcaaaagttttcaaactttctATTTGTGAAAAAGAGCAGTTGTGCTACTCATGTTTCTTCTTTTCGCCATACTATTGACAGAGGTATAAGAATGATGGGCAAGACACAATTGTATTGGCAGGTTCTGAATATGGGACTGGAAGTTCGAGGGACTGGGATGCAAAACGCACTATGTTGCTGGTAAATATTTTAGCACGGAAGTTTCGTGCCTTGCACGTCCTCACTTTGTAGGCTCATGGAATAATGTGTCACCGC
Protein-coding regions in this window:
- the LOC123169042 gene encoding aconitate hydratase, cytoplasmic isoform X1; protein product: MATSSSNSNPFSFVLRGLRDRDGGNCGSYYSILDLGDQRIDKLPYTIRVLLESAVRNCDEFQITKEDVEKIMGWEKTSLEQVEIPFKPSRVILQDFTGVPVLVDLASMRDAMSELGGNPDKINPMVPADLVIDHSVTANVVRSQNAIQANMELEFERNKERFAFLKWGSSAFHNMLIIPPGSGIVHQPMSMVLPGVVGFKLHGTLRDGVTATDLVLTVTQMLRKHGVVGKFVEFYGRGMEELALADRATIANMAPEYGATVGFFPVDHITLEYLKMTGREDETVSTIEAYLRANKMFVDYNEPKIEPTYSSYIELDLGDVEPCISGPKRPHDRVTLKDMKADWHACLENKIGFKGYGIPKDLQNRVVKFDFHGQTAELKHGTVVIAAITSCTNTSNPTVMIASGLVAKKAYELGLEVKPWIKTSLAPGSGVVTKYLLRSGLLKYLSDLGFNLVGYGCTTCIGNSGDLDQIVADAITENDIIAAAVLSGNRNFEGRIHPLTQANYLASPPLVVVYALAGTVDINFEEEPIGTGKGNRPIFLRDIWPSSKKVSEIVHSNVLVDMFKSTYEAITKGNPMWNQLVVPTADVYSWDPNSTYIREPPFFKGMSMDPPGPHSIKDAYCLLCFGDCVTTDHISPAGSIHKDSPAAKYLVDHSVKPGDFNSYGSRRGNYEVMMRGTFGNIRIVNKLLDGEPGPKTIHVPTREKLYVYDAAMRYKNDGQDTIVLAGSEYGTGSSRDWDAKRTMLLGVKAVIAKSSERIH
- the LOC123169042 gene encoding aconitate hydratase, cytoplasmic isoform X2, with product MATSSSNSNPFSFVLRGLRDRDGGNCGSYYSILDLGDQRIDKLPYTIRVLLESAVRNCDEFQITKEDVEKIMGWEKTSLEQVEIPFKPSRVILQDFTGVPVLVDLASMRDAMSELGGNPDKINPMVPADLVIDHSVTANVVRSQNAIQANMELEFERNKERFAFLKWGSSAFHNMLIIPPGSGIVHQPMSMVLPGVVGFKLHGTLRDGVTATDLVLTVTQMLRKHGVVGKFVEFYGRGMEELALADRATIANMAPEYGATVGFFPVDHITLEYLKMTGREDETVSTIEAYLRANKMFVDYNEPKIEPTYSSYIELDLGDVEPCISGPKRPHDRVTLKDMKADWHACLENKIGFKGYGIPKDLQNRVVKFDFHGQTAELKHGTVVIAAITSCTNTSNPTVMIASGLVAKKAYELGLEVKPWIKTSLAPGSGVVTKYLLRSGLLKYLSDLGFNLVGYGCTTCIGNSGDLDQIVADAITENDIIAAAVLSGNRNFEGRIHPLTQANYLASPPLVVVYALAGTVDINFEEEPIGTGKGNRPIFLRDIWPSSKKVSEIVHSNVLVDMFKSTYEAITKGNPMWNQLVVPTADVYSWDPNSTYIREPPFFKGMSMDPPGPHSIKDAYCLLCFGDCVTTDHISPAGSIHKDSPAAKYLVDHSVKPGDFNSYGSRRGNYEVMMRGTFGNIRIVNKLLDGEPGPKTIHVPTREKLYVYDAAMVLNMGLEVRGTGMQNALCCWELRL